A genome region from Tolypothrix sp. PCC 7712 includes the following:
- a CDS encoding ammonium transporter — protein sequence MTLLLLGGPLMGNAFAQAAAAAPPTADTGDTAFMLISAALVLLMTPGLAFFYGGFVRSRNILNTLMMSFVLMAIVGVTWILWGYSLSFAPGLPFIGGLQWLGLNGVGLEVTDYLKGSNPPEVVSYAGTIPHQAFMIYQAMFAIITPALISGAIAERMSFRAYALFVLLWSTFVYTPLAHMVWAKGGLLGLYGGLGALDFAGGTVVHISSGVSALVAAIVLGPRKQHPDRLSPPHNVPFILLGAGLLWFGWFGFNAGSALSVAGGTSGNIVTNIATTAFVATNTAAAAAALMWLILEAVLRGKPTAVGAATGAVAGLVGITPAAGFVTPLSAILIGFITAFVCFYAVSFKHKVQIDDALDTYPVHGVGGTVGAILTAIFATTQVNGGGKDGVLRGNFGELGVELAAIVIAYVIAAVGTWVILKIIEATVGLRVKEEAEYQGLDINEHGEEGYNSEFSDRMNVSQ from the coding sequence ATGACCCTGTTGCTGTTGGGAGGGCCGTTAATGGGCAATGCTTTTGCCCAAGCTGCTGCGGCTGCTCCTCCGACTGCTGATACTGGAGACACAGCATTTATGCTGATTTCAGCAGCATTAGTGCTACTAATGACACCAGGATTGGCATTCTTCTATGGTGGATTTGTGCGATCGCGAAATATCCTCAACACATTGATGATGAGTTTTGTGTTGATGGCGATCGTGGGTGTCACCTGGATTCTGTGGGGCTATAGCCTTTCCTTCGCACCCGGTTTACCGTTTATCGGGGGATTGCAATGGCTTGGTTTGAATGGTGTGGGCTTAGAAGTCACTGATTATCTTAAAGGTTCCAACCCTCCAGAAGTGGTTTCCTATGCTGGAACAATTCCCCACCAGGCATTCATGATTTACCAAGCCATGTTTGCCATTATTACTCCAGCTTTGATTTCTGGCGCGATCGCAGAACGGATGAGCTTCCGCGCCTATGCTCTATTTGTGCTGCTGTGGTCAACCTTTGTCTATACACCTCTTGCTCACATGGTATGGGCGAAAGGTGGATTGTTGGGATTGTATGGTGGTTTAGGTGCTTTAGACTTTGCAGGTGGGACAGTAGTTCACATCAGTTCTGGTGTTTCAGCTCTCGTCGCCGCGATCGTCCTTGGCCCTCGTAAACAACATCCCGATCGCCTCAGCCCACCGCATAACGTGCCGTTTATTTTGTTGGGTGCTGGCTTACTGTGGTTTGGCTGGTTCGGGTTCAATGCCGGAAGTGCTTTGTCTGTTGCTGGGGGAACTTCGGGTAACATAGTCACCAATATAGCAACCACAGCCTTTGTTGCTACTAATACAGCAGCAGCCGCTGCTGCCCTCATGTGGCTGATTTTAGAAGCAGTTTTACGCGGTAAACCCACCGCAGTAGGTGCTGCTACAGGAGCAGTTGCAGGTTTAGTAGGCATTACGCCAGCTGCAGGGTTTGTAACTCCCTTATCAGCAATTTTAATTGGCTTCATCACCGCTTTTGTCTGCTTCTACGCTGTTAGTTTCAAGCATAAAGTCCAAATTGACGATGCTTTAGATACCTACCCAGTACATGGTGTTGGTGGTACAGTTGGGGCAATTTTAACCGCAATCTTTGCTACTACCCAAGTTAACGGTGGTGGTAAAGACGGCGTACTGCGTGGTAACTTTGGTGAATTAGGAGTTGAACTAGCAGCCATTGTGATTGCTTATGTGATCGCTGCTGTTGGTACTTGGGTGATTCTGAAAATTATTGAGGCGACCGTTGGTCTACGCGTCAAGGAAGAAGCAGAATACCAAGGTTTAGATATTAACGAACACGGCGAAGAAGGTTACAACTCCGAATTTAGCGATCGCATGAATGTTTCTCAATAA
- a CDS encoding HetZ-related protein 2, which translates to MGVVMQTLKQGFEERNLAMVTEAEKLAQYWRTRLLADCPEQSAATRESIVLWLLGRDSQRLDLLNPKELEIAKQAMEYRYRILQQRYLGVGRERAYRNLTARLASLMTLRNKIQTWVSLSRDRQRSVIDVLQEVLQELLQSDTYMQEQMATIAEITSDRRLRDTLLFASIEEYCLRPVRNQPLLVYRFVNYLRRTQRGGLTQVPSSDLIRLVSEEILTDDNDNRVNLVDSQAIAEYQEAQEQEEQLVLRQTIQEEFEAYLQENLGSEAVEWLRLYLQGKPQEEIAKKLGKQIKEVYRLREKISYHAVRVFALKGKPELVDNWLGISLQEHNLGLTQNQWQQLYEQLTELGRQILDLRKAGNSIEAIATQLKLKTHQVMGEWGKVYLVAQTLRTQE; encoded by the coding sequence ATGGGGGTTGTGATGCAAACTTTAAAGCAGGGTTTTGAGGAGCGCAATCTCGCTATGGTAACGGAAGCAGAAAAACTAGCGCAATATTGGCGAACTCGTCTATTGGCGGATTGTCCAGAACAAAGCGCAGCCACCAGAGAAAGTATTGTTCTGTGGCTGTTAGGACGTGATTCTCAACGCTTAGATCTGCTCAACCCCAAGGAACTGGAGATTGCCAAGCAAGCAATGGAATATCGTTATCGCATTTTGCAGCAACGTTACTTGGGGGTAGGAAGAGAACGTGCTTATCGCAACCTCACAGCGCGGTTAGCTAGTTTAATGACACTGCGGAATAAAATTCAGACTTGGGTGTCTTTGAGCCGCGATCGCCAACGTAGCGTCATCGATGTATTACAAGAAGTACTTCAGGAATTGCTGCAAAGCGATACCTATATGCAAGAGCAAATGGCAACGATTGCGGAAATTACTAGCGATCGCAGGCTGCGAGATACGTTACTATTTGCCAGCATCGAAGAATATTGCTTGCGACCAGTACGCAATCAACCGCTATTAGTTTACCGTTTTGTCAACTACCTACGGCGGACTCAACGTGGTGGTTTAACTCAAGTACCTAGTAGTGACTTGATTAGGCTAGTTTCTGAAGAAATTCTCACCGATGACAATGATAACCGGGTGAACTTGGTGGATAGCCAGGCGATCGCAGAATATCAAGAAGCACAAGAACAAGAAGAACAACTTGTTTTGAGGCAAACAATACAGGAAGAATTTGAAGCCTATTTACAAGAAAATCTCGGGTCAGAAGCAGTAGAGTGGCTGCGGCTGTATTTGCAAGGTAAGCCTCAAGAAGAAATCGCCAAAAAACTAGGTAAGCAGATTAAGGAAGTTTACCGACTGCGAGAAAAAATCAGCTATCACGCTGTACGGGTTTTTGCTCTCAAAGGAAAACCAGAATTAGTGGATAATTGGTTAGGAATTTCTTTGCAGGAGCATAACTTGGGTTTAACGCAAAACCAATGGCAACAACTCTATGAACAATTGACCGAATTGGGGAGGCAAATTTTAGATTTACGCAAAGCGGGTAACTCCATTGAAGCGATAGCTACACAATTAAAACTCAAAACCCATCAAGTGATGGGTGAATGGGGCAAAGTCTATCTTGTAGCCCAGACTTTAAGAACTCAAGAGTAA
- a CDS encoding YnfA family protein, with product MMKSLFYFVWAALFEIGGGYLIWLWLRENKPMWWGLLGGIFLAMYGVIATLQPANFGRVYAAYGGIFIAIAMVWGWLVDGVHPDQYDLIGACLALLSVFVIVYAPRI from the coding sequence ATGATGAAGTCTCTGTTTTATTTTGTCTGGGCTGCTTTGTTTGAAATAGGAGGTGGTTACTTAATATGGTTATGGTTGCGTGAAAATAAGCCTATGTGGTGGGGGCTATTAGGTGGTATTTTTTTAGCTATGTATGGAGTAATAGCTACTCTACAACCTGCAAATTTTGGCAGAGTTTATGCTGCTTATGGCGGGATTTTTATTGCAATCGCAATGGTTTGGGGTTGGTTGGTAGATGGTGTCCATCCAGACCAATACGATTTAATCGGAGCTTGTTTAGCTTTGTTAAGTGTTTTTGTGATTGTGTACGCACCAAGAATATAG
- a CDS encoding Crp/Fnr family transcriptional regulator, whose protein sequence is MQTEVFSELFPLLSTANPQTLEWLLNVAIEHEYPSERAVLMEDAWGNAVYFVVSGWVKVRRTSGEDFVALAILGRGDFFGEMAVLDESPRSTDVIALSPVKLLSVSRERFIQILFKDPHLHHRMLQLMVRRVRQINLRLQMRSSPPAVKLAQTLVSLGESYGQKSDQGREIFNIPIKDLAEVTEISVDEASKIMEKLNEKGWIEIDPTNNVIDLVNFKQLINLANKV, encoded by the coding sequence ATGCAGACTGAGGTTTTTAGTGAACTTTTTCCATTACTGAGTACAGCCAATCCTCAGACCTTGGAGTGGCTGCTGAATGTTGCAATTGAACATGAGTATCCATCTGAACGAGCAGTATTAATGGAAGATGCTTGGGGTAATGCAGTTTATTTTGTGGTTTCTGGTTGGGTGAAAGTGCGGCGAACTTCTGGAGAGGATTTTGTAGCGCTAGCAATCTTAGGAAGAGGCGATTTTTTCGGAGAAATGGCAGTTTTAGATGAATCTCCTAGGTCAACTGATGTAATTGCGCTGTCGCCTGTAAAATTGCTGAGTGTTTCTCGAGAACGCTTTATTCAAATTTTGTTTAAAGACCCACATTTGCATCACCGAATGCTGCAATTGATGGTACGACGAGTCCGACAAATCAACCTGCGCCTACAAATGCGCTCTTCTCCGCCAGCTGTCAAATTAGCTCAGACTTTAGTTAGTTTGGGTGAAAGCTATGGGCAAAAATCAGATCAGGGAAGAGAAATTTTTAATATTCCCATCAAAGATTTGGCTGAGGTAACAGAAATCAGTGTTGACGAAGCTAGCAAAATTATGGAAAAGCTGAATGAAAAAGGCTGGATTGAAATTGACCCTACAAATAACGTTATTGATTTAGTCAATTTCAAACAGTTGATTAATTTAGCAAACAAAGTTTAA
- a CDS encoding hybrid sensor histidine kinase/response regulator, whose product MNLNNKNNHKGNILVVDDTPNNLRLLSAMLTSQGYEVRKALNGKMALTACRVVLPDVILLDINMPEMDGYQVCKALKSDSVTAEVPVIFISALDDVLDKVKAFDVGGVDYITKPFHGAEVISRIENQINLRLFQIQIQEKNILLQDALDSLKAAQVQQIQNEKMVALGQLVAGIAHEVNNPISFIYGNLQYAGEYIQDLVDIIAAYQQEYPQPTAKIEKIVKEVDLNFVTKDLQTLMGAMYRGADRIREIVIALQNFSRHDEALMKQVNIHEGIDSALVMLQHRLRETTHRPAIAILKEYESLPLVTCYASELNQVFMHLLNNAIDALDQSAIHSPTRDSQENEHCPHASLLIQNPQIRIRTELTQANTVKIAIADNGLGIEESLQSSLFNPFFTTKPVGQGSGLGLSISYQIVVQKHRGKIACFSSPREGAEFVIEIPLEQPEYS is encoded by the coding sequence ATGAATTTAAATAACAAAAACAATCATAAAGGTAACATTTTGGTGGTAGATGATACCCCCAATAACTTGCGGCTTTTATCAGCAATGTTAACATCACAAGGATATGAAGTCCGCAAAGCTTTAAATGGCAAAATGGCACTAACTGCTTGTCGAGTCGTTTTACCAGATGTCATTCTCCTGGATATTAATATGCCGGAAATGGATGGATATCAAGTTTGTAAAGCACTTAAAAGCGATAGCGTGACTGCTGAAGTACCAGTAATTTTTATTAGTGCCCTTGATGATGTGTTAGATAAAGTCAAAGCTTTTGATGTTGGAGGCGTTGATTACATCACCAAACCATTTCACGGCGCAGAAGTTATATCCCGAATAGAAAATCAAATTAATTTGAGATTGTTTCAAATTCAAATTCAAGAAAAAAATATTTTATTGCAAGATGCGCTTGATAGTTTAAAGGCTGCTCAAGTCCAACAAATTCAAAATGAAAAGATGGTAGCACTCGGGCAATTAGTAGCTGGGATTGCCCATGAAGTTAATAATCCCATTAGTTTTATCTATGGTAATCTCCAATATGCTGGAGAATATATACAAGATTTAGTAGACATCATTGCTGCATATCAACAAGAATATCCCCAACCCACAGCCAAGATAGAGAAAATAGTTAAAGAAGTAGATTTAAATTTTGTCACGAAGGATCTGCAAACTTTGATGGGCGCTATGTACAGAGGTGCAGATCGTATCCGAGAAATAGTGATCGCACTACAAAACTTCTCCAGGCATGACGAAGCGCTGATGAAGCAGGTCAATATTCATGAAGGCATTGATAGTGCTTTAGTCATGCTACAGCATCGACTCCGGGAAACAACACATCGTCCGGCAATTGCTATACTAAAAGAGTATGAAAGCTTACCATTAGTTACCTGCTATGCCAGTGAGCTAAATCAAGTCTTTATGCATTTGCTGAATAATGCCATCGATGCATTAGATCAGTCAGCCATTCATAGTCCAACAAGAGATAGTCAAGAAAATGAGCATTGTCCTCACGCCTCCTTGTTAATTCAAAATCCCCAAATTCGCATTCGTACAGAATTAACACAGGCCAATACAGTCAAGATTGCGATCGCGGATAATGGTTTAGGAATAGAAGAGTCGTTGCAATCGAGTCTATTTAATCCATTTTTTACCACCAAACCCGTAGGCCAAGGCAGTGGATTAGGGTTATCAATTAGCTATCAGATTGTCGTGCAAAAGCATCGAGGCAAGATAGCTTGTTTCTCCTCGCCAAGAGAAGGAGCAGAATTTGTGATTGAAATTCCTTTAGAACAACCAGAATATTCGTAA
- a CDS encoding SGNH/GDSL hydrolase family protein, translating into MTISAKNFPLWAFFSLVTNGLLMLAIVLLILQQQRLTNIVGATNAATVSEPPVVKSDLGPRHQLNYQQWLDILKKEAQVSAQKTPQHLTILAGDSLSLWFPSDLLPEDRNWLNQAISGETSEGLLKRLDLFERTQPKEIFVMIGINDLIRGASDETILENQQQIINYLRRVHPKARIFVQSILPHGGEESTWERREKLLAIANDRIYHLNKQLRTIAKKQGVKYIDLYSLFSDQQGNMRREFTTDGLHLSPQGYMVWRTALQIYSQSPS; encoded by the coding sequence GTGACCATTTCTGCAAAAAACTTTCCTCTTTGGGCATTTTTCTCGTTAGTAACCAACGGCCTGTTGATGTTGGCGATAGTGCTGCTCATTTTGCAACAGCAGAGATTAACCAATATTGTTGGGGCGACTAATGCGGCTACAGTCAGCGAACCTCCGGTTGTGAAATCGGATTTAGGCCCGCGTCACCAACTTAATTATCAACAATGGTTAGACATCTTAAAAAAAGAAGCCCAAGTTTCTGCACAAAAAACTCCTCAGCATCTCACCATCTTAGCGGGAGATTCTTTGAGTTTATGGTTTCCCTCAGATTTGTTACCTGAAGACCGAAATTGGCTCAATCAGGCAATTTCTGGAGAAACTAGCGAAGGATTATTAAAAAGATTAGATTTATTTGAGCGCACTCAGCCAAAAGAGATTTTCGTGATGATTGGTATTAATGACTTAATTCGAGGAGCTAGCGATGAGACAATTTTAGAAAATCAACAGCAAATTATTAATTATTTGCGCCGAGTGCATCCAAAAGCGCGAATTTTTGTACAGTCAATTTTGCCGCATGGGGGTGAAGAATCTACTTGGGAAAGACGAGAGAAACTTTTAGCTATTGCTAACGATCGCATTTATCATCTCAACAAACAACTGCGAACCATAGCCAAAAAACAAGGCGTTAAATATATAGACTTATATTCTTTGTTTAGCGACCAGCAAGGTAATATGCGTCGCGAATTTACTACGGATGGTTTACACTTGAGTCCCCAAGGCTATATGGTTTGGCGAACTGCATTGCAGATTTATAGTCAATCGCCATCTTAA
- a CDS encoding ammonium transporter has translation MFKLTQKQKLKAKSRQRTAKSHFKSSKSQSNIDRLASTIKRLSPNWQASLALASLIVLGWGYAAFAQAPAAGPTTAELKVAIDTLWVAIAAFLVFFMNAGFCMLETGFCRQKNAVNVLAKNLIVFALSTVAFWAIGFGLMFGDGNDFIGLSGFFLGGTDNSPATGDAYKGIFSALSWTGVPLAAKFLFQLVFAGTAATIVSGAVAERIKFVDFLIFSILLVGIAYPITGHWIWGAGWLADMGFWDFAGSTVVHSVGGWAALMGAAFLGPRIGKYQDKQVVALPGHNMSIATLGCLILWLGWFGFNPGSVMAADPNAITHIALTTNMAGAVGGIAATITAWLYLGKPDLSMIINGILAGLVGVTASCAYINIGSSVIIGLVAGVIVVFSVPFFDRIGIDDPVGATSVHLVCGVWGTLAVGLFAVGPGGYPWLVDLAGKPVGPHGLFFGGGFGTLIPQIVGILAVGGITVLLSSIFWMVLKATLGIRVTRKEELEGLDIGEHGMEAYSGFLTEASSDGFSEGYSSGDVPQGRDLPNTL, from the coding sequence ATGTTCAAACTTACGCAAAAACAGAAATTAAAAGCCAAAAGTAGGCAAAGAACAGCAAAAAGTCACTTTAAAAGTTCAAAATCTCAATCAAATATAGACAGATTAGCTAGCACAATTAAACGGCTCTCCCCCAATTGGCAAGCTAGCCTAGCTTTAGCTAGTTTAATAGTTTTAGGATGGGGTTATGCTGCATTTGCTCAAGCACCCGCTGCAGGGCCAACCACAGCAGAACTAAAAGTTGCTATTGACACTTTATGGGTAGCGATCGCAGCATTTTTAGTGTTCTTTATGAACGCTGGTTTTTGTATGTTAGAAACCGGCTTCTGCCGCCAAAAAAATGCTGTCAACGTTCTAGCTAAAAACTTGATTGTCTTTGCTCTCTCTACAGTAGCTTTTTGGGCAATCGGTTTTGGTTTAATGTTTGGCGATGGGAATGATTTTATTGGGCTGAGTGGATTTTTCCTAGGAGGCACAGATAACAGTCCCGCAACTGGAGACGCTTACAAAGGTATTTTTAGTGCCTTGAGTTGGACAGGTGTTCCTTTAGCTGCCAAATTTTTATTCCAATTAGTATTTGCTGGAACCGCCGCCACAATTGTTTCTGGTGCAGTTGCAGAACGGATTAAGTTTGTTGACTTCCTCATTTTCAGCATCTTACTTGTAGGTATTGCCTACCCCATTACCGGACATTGGATTTGGGGTGCTGGTTGGTTGGCTGATATGGGCTTCTGGGACTTTGCTGGTTCTACAGTCGTTCACTCAGTTGGTGGTTGGGCTGCTTTAATGGGGGCTGCATTCTTGGGCCCGCGTATTGGAAAATATCAAGATAAACAAGTTGTGGCTCTCCCTGGCCATAACATGAGTATTGCTACCTTAGGCTGTTTAATTCTCTGGTTAGGCTGGTTTGGATTTAACCCCGGTTCAGTCATGGCTGCTGATCCCAACGCAATTACTCACATTGCTTTAACAACTAACATGGCGGGTGCAGTAGGTGGAATTGCTGCAACAATTACAGCTTGGTTGTACTTAGGCAAGCCAGACCTGTCAATGATTATCAATGGTATTTTGGCTGGCTTGGTTGGTGTCACAGCATCTTGTGCTTACATCAACATTGGCAGCTCTGTAATTATTGGTTTAGTTGCTGGTGTAATAGTCGTCTTTTCTGTTCCTTTCTTCGATCGCATCGGTATTGACGACCCTGTAGGCGCTACCTCAGTTCACCTAGTTTGTGGTGTTTGGGGAACTTTGGCAGTAGGTCTGTTTGCTGTCGGCCCTGGTGGCTATCCTTGGTTAGTTGACCTAGCTGGGAAACCAGTAGGCCCACATGGTCTGTTCTTTGGTGGTGGCTTTGGCACCCTAATTCCGCAAATAGTAGGCATTTTGGCTGTAGGTGGTATTACAGTCTTGCTCAGTAGCATATTTTGGATGGTATTGAAAGCTACTTTGGGTATCCGAGTAACTCGTAAAGAGGAATTGGAAGGTTTAGATATCGGTGAACACGGTATGGAAGCCTACAGTGGATTTCTTACAGAAGCTAGTTCCGATGGATTTTCTGAAGGTTACAGTTCAGGAGACGTTCCACAAGGTCGTGATTTACCTAATACCTTGTAA